One Papaver somniferum cultivar HN1 chromosome 10, ASM357369v1, whole genome shotgun sequence genomic window carries:
- the LOC113315878 gene encoding uncharacterized protein LOC113315878 produces the protein MTTDMKLDSVPPSLISFLSRQIIGSGFELYKKAVASATKGDEDFGKALKDTLYVQIREDKCHGKSETESLPADATVTPKPSLSDHLVIQCKQEDTSVSSQASQKKIEEEEIEQHIKSEEVGNGIELIDQSSSRLTAKKISKEKKVVISPEVEHALGILNNVISMVRGSGINSQIWSGLGSTNQE, from the exons ATGACAACGGATATGAAGCTGGATTCTGTACCCCCGTCACTAATTAGTTTTTTGTCAAGGCAGATCATAGGCAGTGGTTTTGAGCTCTATAAAAAG GCTGTTGCATCCGCGACTAAAGGTGATGAGGATTTTGGCAAGGCCTTAAAGGACACATTGTATGTTCAAATACGTGAAG ACAAGTGCCATGGAAAATCTGAAACCGAAAGTTTACCAGCTGATGCAACAGTTACACCCAAGCCGTCTCTTAGTGATCATCTGGTCATTCAATGTAAGCAGGAAGATACGTCCGTTTCAAGTCAGGCTTCTCAAAAAAAGATTGAGGAGGAAGAGATTGAACAGCATATAAAATCTGAAGAGGTTGGAAATGGGATTGAACTTATTGACCAATCTTCGTCCCGTTTAACAGCGAAAAAGATTAGCAAAGAGAAGAAGGTGGTTATCAGTCCAGAGGTTGAACATGCTCTTGGCATATTAAACAATGTCATTTCAATGGTCAGGGGAAGTGGAATTAACAGCCAGATTTGGTCTGGATTAGGCTCTACCAATCAAGAATAG